A portion of the Malania oleifera isolate guangnan ecotype guangnan chromosome 3, ASM2987363v1, whole genome shotgun sequence genome contains these proteins:
- the LOC131150615 gene encoding uncharacterized protein LOC131150615 produces MPNDALSRSSFLSLSVMAPMNHQQIQHHLLRLVLSCRKITAQVTNPGTDSIVAMASSSEQEFIAQYRAKLNRFPRSHNFWDARIASRVGEKLGIRLREIGVSGVEIDLREELSRPIHHRKMVLPLFDSVKRTGVAVAGAEKLESL; encoded by the coding sequence ATGCCCAACGACGCTCTTTCTCGCTcttccttcctctctctctctgtaatgGCTCCTATGAATCACCAGCAGATTCAGCATCACCTTCTTCGATTGGTTCTAAGTTGCAGAAAGATTACGGCCCAGGTTACGAACCCCGGCACCGATTCGATCGTGGCCATGGCGTCGTCGTCGGAACAGGAGTTCATCGCGCAATACAGAGCAAAGCTGAACCGCTTCCCGAGATCGCACAACTTCTGGGACGCCAGGATCGCCTCTAGGGTCGGCGAGAAGCTTGGCATCCGTCTCCGAGAGATCGGCGTCTCCGGCGTCGAGATCGACCTCCGAGAAGAGCTTTCCCGCCCCATCCACCACCGAAAAATGGTCTTGCCGTTGTTCGACTCCGTCAAGCGCACCGGTGTCGCCGTCGCCGGAGCTGAAAAGCTGGAGTCCCTGTGA